The region ATATATGATTGAAGGCATCAAAAACAAGCTGAAAATGGCAAGTAGCGCTGCAATGCAGGCGTCTGCCTTTTCGGTGGAGCAGTATGAGGATATTCAGGATATTTACGAGGTGGCAATGGGCAGTGACCGGCTCAGTATCTCCCAGGTGGAGGCGCTCGTCTCAGAGCTTGGCCGCCTGCGCAAGAAATAACAACAGCTAGGTACACAAAATACCCCACAAAGTGAGGCTTCGGCTTCGAAGTTTACTCAGGTACTTTGCGGGGACCCCGAAATCTATCATGAGAAAGCCCTTCAGCTTCAACGTCCCGACTAACGGGCAATGAAGCTGAAGGGCTTTTGTGTGCGGCTACGGGAGATCAATCAGAATGAATTCTGCATCCCCTGAGCTGCTTATGCCTTTGAGCGTAAGCTCGCAGCTCTTGCGGATACGCGCCGCATCCCCCTGCTGGAGCTGGAATGTACCATCTGCGCATGAGATCTCCAGATTCCCGGAAATGACATACAGATGGGTGCGCCGCTCTTCCTGCTGAGGATAACTCAGCTCCCGGTTCGTCTGCAGCACGGACAGATAGATGTTAACGTCATTGTCCAGCTGCAGCGAACCCTGTGTCCCATCTCCTGTAGCAACGGGCAACAAGTGATTAAGCTTGAGCTCCGTAGGGAAGAACCGGGCATCCCATTTCGGCGGTTTACCGGGCCGGTCGGGCAAAAGCCAGATCTGCAGGAACCGGACATCCACATGGTCCGAGGGATTCGTCTCTGAATGATTAATGCCTGTTCCTGCGCTCATCAGCTGTACACTTCCTGCCTGCAGATCTGCATGATTCCCCAGATCATCCTGATGCTTCAGCACACCGGATACCACATATGTGATAATCTCCAGATCATGATGCGGGTGCTCATGCATGCCTTGCT is a window of Paenibacillus sp. FSL H3-0469 DNA encoding:
- a CDS encoding DUF1128 family protein translates to MDLSNPSQENVEYMIEGIKNKLKMASSAAMQASAFSVEQYEDIQDIYEVAMGSDRLSISQVEALVSELGRLRKK
- a CDS encoding pirin family protein, which gives rise to MIKVVTAAERHTSNREWIHSEFSFSFADYDDPSNAHFGALLAHNDNELKPEQGMHEHPHHDLEIITYVVSGVLKHQDDLGNHADLQAGSVQLMSAGTGINHSETNPSDHVDVRFLQIWLLPDRPGKPPKWDARFFPTELKLNHLLPVATGDGTQGSLQLDNDVNIYLSVLQTNRELSYPQQEERRTHLYVISGNLEISCADGTFQLQQGDAARIRKSCELTLKGISSSGDAEFILIDLP